The Natrinema saccharevitans genome includes the window CCGACGAGGACGCCCTCCGGGCGATTATCGAGGGCTTCGACCGGGAGCGCGCGCTCGAGGCGGCGGAAGAGCGGATCCGATCGGGCGATCTCTGATCGCACACCGCTGACTCGGTGGCTCGGCCGGAACGTTCTCGAGCCGATTCCGGCCCCGTTTCGATCCGGATCCGCCGGTCGGGTCCGGCGCGACGACGCGAGCGCCTTTCAGGAGGTATAAATTCCTCCTCCGGTTGCCACTACACATGGACGCCTACGAGTTACTCACGCGAAACGCCGAGGAGGTCGTTACCGACGATGAGGTCCGCGACCTCGCGGAGGAGCCCGAGGGCAAGCGGGCCTACGTCGGCTACGAACCTTCCGGCGTCCTCCATCTGGGGCATCTCCTGACCGCGAACAAGCTCATCGACCTCCAGGAGGCCGGTCTAGAGGTCGTGATCCTGCTGGCGGACGCCCACGCCTACCTCAACGAGAAGGGGTCGCTCGAGGAGATCCGGGCGACCGCCGAGCAGATGAAAGCCCAGTTCCTCGCGTACGGCCTCGACGAGGACCGAACCGAGTTCGTCTACGGCTCGACGTTCCAGTTCGACGAGGAGTACACCCGCGATCTCCACACCCTCGAGCAGGCGACCACGATGAACCGCGCCCAGCGCGCGATGGCCGAGATTCAGGGCGACGAGACGGCCAAGGTGAGCCATCTGGTCTACCCGCTGATGCAGACGCTCGACATCGAGTACCTCGATCTGGACCTGGCCGTTGGCGGGCTCGACCAGCGGAAGGTCCACATGCTCGCCCGCGAGAAACTGCCGGAACTGGACTACGAGGTCCGACCGGCGATCCACACCCCCATCCTCGCCGACCTCACGACCGGCGAGGGGAAGATGTCCTCGAGCGAGGGGATCACGATCTCGATGGAGGACTCGACCGACGACCTCGAGGAGAAGGTCAACTCGGCGTACTGCCCGCCGACGCGCGACCCGGAGCCCGACGACGAGGGCAACGAGCGCGAGAACCCGGTCCTCGAACTCTTCGAGTACCACGTCTTCCCCCGCTTCGACGAGGTCGTGGTCGAACGCCCCGAGAAGTACGGCGGCGACCTGACCTACGAGGATTACGAGGGCCTCGCCGCGGACCTCGAGTCCGGCGAACTCCACCCCGCCGACGCGAAGGGGACGCTGGCGACCTACCTCGACGAACTGATCGCGCCCGGTCGCGAGAAGCTGCGCGAACTCCGGGACTGAGACGGTCGGCCGTACCGGGTTCCCGACGCAGCCGCAGGACGGTGGTGGTCGCGCCGGAACCGACCGACAGCAGTCGGTATGGCGGGGTCATTTTCTCGTGTTTCGTCGCGGGCGCGTCGCCCGCGATCACGTTGCCGGCGATCCAGCCGATTGAAGTGGGCGCGGCCCCCTCTCGAGGGTATGAACGACACGCGACGGGCGGTCCTCGAGGCGCTTTCCGACGGCCCGGTCTCGGGCCCGGACCTGGCCGACGGGCTGGACGTCTCGCGGGCGGCCGTCTGGAAGCACATCGAGGCGT containing:
- a CDS encoding tyrosine--tRNA ligase; the encoded protein is MDAYELLTRNAEEVVTDDEVRDLAEEPEGKRAYVGYEPSGVLHLGHLLTANKLIDLQEAGLEVVILLADAHAYLNEKGSLEEIRATAEQMKAQFLAYGLDEDRTEFVYGSTFQFDEEYTRDLHTLEQATTMNRAQRAMAEIQGDETAKVSHLVYPLMQTLDIEYLDLDLAVGGLDQRKVHMLAREKLPELDYEVRPAIHTPILADLTTGEGKMSSSEGITISMEDSTDDLEEKVNSAYCPPTRDPEPDDEGNERENPVLELFEYHVFPRFDEVVVERPEKYGGDLTYEDYEGLAADLESGELHPADAKGTLATYLDELIAPGREKLRELRD